In a genomic window of Dermochelys coriacea isolate rDerCor1 chromosome 11, rDerCor1.pri.v4, whole genome shotgun sequence:
- the GORASP2 gene encoding Golgi reassembly-stacking protein 2 isoform X2 has protein sequence MQVYSSKTLELRETSVTPSNMWGGQGLLGVSIRFCSFDGANENVWHVLEVESNSPAALAGLRPHSDYVIGADTVMNESEDLFSLIETHEGKPLKLYVYNTDTDNCREVIITPNSAWGGEGSLGCGIGYGYLHRIPTRPFEEGKKISLPGQLHSAPISPLKDGFTEVQLSSVNPPSTLPSGTTGIEQGLSGLSISSTPTTVSSVLNTGVPTVPLLPPQVNQSLGSVPPVNPATTLPGLMSLPTGLPNLTSLSSLNLPAPPIIPGAGLSEILHPGLPPLPSLPPLNLSGITPLPMPPEFLAQFPLVTEVSTPPTDQLPHSTTVSVEQTSALTLDTAVPTSKATPLDDRSNESTTVNEKPSTVTAVHTSESS, from the exons ATGCAAGTGTACAGTAGCAAAACGCTGGAACTGAGAGAAACATCAGTAACTCCCAGTAATATGTGGGGTGGACAGGGCCTGCTGGGAGTGAGTATTCGTTTCTGCAGTTTTGATGGAGCCAATGAAAATGTATGGCATGTATTG GAAGTCGAATCAAATTCTCCTGCTGCACTAGCAGGTCTTAGACCACATAGTGACTATGTCATCGGAGCAGATACTGTCATGAATGAG tctgaagATCTGTTCTCTCTTATTGAAACACACGAAGGAAAACCATTAAAACTTTATGTGTACAACACAGACACGGATAATTGTCGAGAGGTGATTATTACCCCCAATTCTGCATGGGGTGGAGAAGGCAG cCTAGGATGTGGCATTGGCTATGGGTATTTACATCGGATACCTACACGTCCATttgaagagggaaagaaaatttCTCTCCCTGGGCAATTGCATAGTGCACCCATCAGTCCACTCAAAGATGGATTTACAGAG GTTCAGCTGTCTTCAGTTAATCCCCCATCCACATTACCGTCtggaacaacaggaattgaaCAGGGTCTGTCAGGACTGTCCATTAGTTCAACCCCTACTACGGTCAGTAGTGTTCTCAATACAg GTGTCCCAACTGTACCATTATTGCCACCACAAGTAAATCAGTCCCTCGGTTCAGTGCCACCAGTTAACCCAGCAACTACATTACCAG GTCTGATGTCATTACCGACTGGACTTCCTAACCTGACCagtctttccagtctgaatttaccTGCACCACCCATCATTCCTGGTGCTGGATTGTCAGAAATCCTACATCCTG gtTTGCCACCGCTTCCTTCCTTGCCACCTCTAAATCTATCTGGAATAACTCCTCTCCCAATGCCACCTGAGTTTCTTGCACAATTTCCTTTGGTCACAGAGGTATCTACTCCACCTACAGATCAGCTTCCCCATAGCACTACTGTAAGTGTAGAACAAACCTCTGCACTCACCTTGGATACTGCTGTCCCCACCTCTAAGGCAACTCCTCTTGATGACCGATCAAATGAATCTACTACAGTAAATGAAAAACCATCCACGGTCACAGCTGTACATACTTCAGAATCATCATAA